taCTCTTTGCAGCTCATTTTTCAGTCTTCGAAGGATGTTTAGCGTCTGTCATTTAATTACTGGAGTGGAATACTGTATCTCCACATGGGGCCCTGGGACTGAGTCTGCCTCTTCACTCGGACACTGAATGAAGCATCTTCCAAGGGGGGAAGAAGAGCAGGGGCAGCCGGACAAGTAAAGTGCAGCTGGGCCAAGATCTTGCCTGCTGTGGCAGAGTCTGAGACTCTGGGCAAGTCATCCTCATGCCACTTATAAATAATAAAGTAGGCGATGATAGCACGGTCAACACAGACAAAGCTGTGACTGATGGGAAGGCTCTGGTGGAGTCCCTGGTAAAGGTAAGATGCTACAAGTTGAACCATTTTAGTATGTACTGTAACACTGTGGCGTAATAATGCTGAGGCAACATTCAAGTCTAGTCTTTGTCACAGTAGTTCACGTGGATTTTTTAAAACCGAGCTGCTCGTTGTCTTCCAGTACTTATAAAACCATACAGGTCTTTTCTGCAAATCTGAAGATGCAAATATTTCTGCCTGGTTGAGAAATGTTTGCCATTGGCAAGAATATCATATTTTTACGAGCTAAACTATACTATAAGCAAGACATCCAAGAATCCTTCCCTCCCTGTGGCTAAAAAAGCACTTTAACTCACAATCATCTCTTGGTCCACTGCATCCTTGTGGCCACTATAATGACATGCATTCTACTCTCAGCTATTGGTTTGTATTTACTTGTTTTAACTAGTCTAGCTACTCTTGTTTTATTGGTTGGCATTTATTTAGGATGCAtgtatatgcaaaaaaataatggATCAATCACAACTCTATAGCAACAATTATCTGTGCATGCACACCTACAGATTTACGTGATACAAATCTAATGCATACATAATTTTGCAATGCATGATATATCAGTATTTGCACTGATATGGAGTTtattgattttactaaaaaatcgGAGCAATATTACAGCAGTTTTGATATGCAGAACAGTAGTGAGAGGACAAATTATATTAAGACACAAGTGACATTATCGTACTGCTTATAGGATTGCaaaattaaactatattaaatatTACAATGTAGAACATATGTGGTTTAATATAAAAGTAAACACGTCAGAGGGAACATTAGttaaagtttttgaaatgtaATACTTCAATCATGTTAAATACACAAAATTATATCAGTATAGTGCATTTAAAACACTATAAATTAGTAAAATAATCTTGCAATGTCATATATATCATAACTGTGCGTGCTTCCCATCTGTCTGTGCTTGGAGCCACTTAACACTGCTGCACAAGGTTGTCATGGCTTATCTAGAAATAGATCAATGATAATAAgattattcataatttttttcattaaccTACACCTAATCCTCAAGGGTAAGCGCTGCTATATGTCTATTAATAAAACATATGCTTTACATCATAGAATCACTATAGTTCTACTTTATACATTTACCCCTCAATGTTTCATACAGCTTCAGTGGACTGACATGAATCACTCACACTAAACTGTTCTGAATAGGATTAATATAGTAAGTACGACAAATGCCCAGGTATGACGACTGAAGTGAATGGTTCACTGGAAACTTTAACTTGATCAGGTGAAGTGGACAGCAGCGTATGTACAGACTAAATAAACTGGATTTTTATGTTCCTACCtaaagtaacagaaaaaaaaaaacagattcttgTCTCAATCAGTGAACAGGTCTGAGTACAGCAGCCCTGAGTGACCAGCAGAGGTAGCAAAAGGACACCGTTTACTCCAGTATAAGTCCAGATAATTATGTGTAGATCTGCTTATTCATCATTACTCAAATAAAATAACCTCTGACATGTATccagaacataaaattaaagttTCTTTTCCTACTGTTTGTGGGTAAAGTTAACTCAACCAAATGTCatattaataaatgtaaataatattaaaacattttaaaaatgcatatatccttaaaataataaacattaacctcctaagacccagaaaatgtcagcaaagtacaagctttttttgttttttattaaataagtggctatatttgaaacatcatgatgcaacagttttttcagatgcagtttttaaaatttttatggaatgtcctttacggtggacaattttcttttctttttttttgtataaagttgtgaaactcttgtccacaaatgtggacagaaaacccattggtgggtcttaggaggttaacatcACTCTTGCAGTACTGTTGCATCTTGTATCATTTTCACCAGTTATATTTATTATGCAGATGTAATATATACCATGCATGCACCATGATGGTTTTttagatatgactttatttatcctgCCATGAgggaatttcacagttaacagcagcaacatactacaaacaagtgcaaagaaaagacagaaaaaccacaaatgagtgagaaatttaatataaaaaaaaagagaattttgGTCTCCTCCCGACTATGACTatgactatgtctctcggctggcctgggaattcCTCGGGgacccccggaagagctggaggaagtgtctggggagagggaagtctgggcgtccctgattagactgttacccccgcgacccggccccagataaagcggaggataatgaatgaatgaatgaatgaatgaagagcaTTTTGGTATTTATATTAACATTTATATAAACAGAGAATTAGAattgaaaatttgaaaatgtaaaaattttaatagcatttacatatttacattgtggttgccaATGGTGTGATATGGAGGGGTACTTAGAACTGTTCAAAAGTCTGATGGCTGATTGATGATTTCTATGTGTTGTTGTTGCTCTTGAATGTTAATGTCGttgcaaattcatccagtgggccggactgaaccctttggagggctggatttggcccatgGGTCACATGTTTGATGGCCCTGCTATATAGAAAGAGAAACGGGAACATATCGATTGAAATGGGCTTTGATGAGTTGTTACAACAGAAATTCGATCATAAAAAAGGTCAAAAAGGTTCTTGAGAGGCCCGTTCTTTCACATCTTactgaaaaattaagaaaaaaaattattttttttatttcttttggaGATTTTAACACAGTGCAATTCCCATGCACCTTCCTATTAATTTCCTCTGTGCATAAATATTTACTAAATAAATACCTGTTTCCTTGGTCTCATACAGGTGGTGGCATGTTACCGGCATCTGGCCTCATGTGTCGGTAGCTGCACGGACAGTTTACAGCTCCGAGATGAGTTACGGCAAACACGAGAAAAGGCCCAAAAACTGTCCGGGGCCGCCTGTCAATACCTCACCCAACACCTGCGGGACAAGAGCCTGCCTGAAGATGAGCGCAAGGAGATGGAGCTCCTCTGGGTGGCCTTCTCCTCCAGCCTGGAGCTCCTTCATATTGACATGTGCAAGGTTTTCAACATAGGTGACATTTTCTCCCTGGCCGACAGTGGCTCATTGGTTCAAACTGGACTACAAGGTAAATGATCACGTCATATATCCACATTGTGCTCTGGTGTTTCTTTATAATCTCTATTCCTTAGTATAAAACCATATTTCCACAGGTTAAGGATCAGCGTATAAGGTTCATGGGGATTTAAAGGGATGAGCCGTTTATAGTAGGTCAGGTTCACAGAGGCCGCCATGTTGTAGCACCATGTTCCGGCAGGAGCCTTTTCCTGTTGTATGGAGGGTAACTGGAATAAATTTATTATCCCCTTAACCAAAAACCCAAGATTGGGCTGGCGCTAACAAGGAACTTTACAATATTTGGTACTGAATTGGATGCGATCCACAACTTCATCtcaatatcacacactgaacctttaagccCAGAAGGAGAATTTAGGTCCGAAACTGCAAGAATGTTTACATATGtcaaagtaaaaatgaaaaaaaatgctcATCTATGAAGTTAATtacatgaagaaatgcaaaatgtagTGGGACTGCATTTTTGTGAACATGATATTTACACTGTTATTTCCGACTAATCTGTCACAACCAATTACTAGTTTTTGTCTCTCATGATTGGGTGGTCTTGCTGCTCCAAGTCATGTAGTATACCTCTAACTTCTGGAGTAGTTTGATTTTAGTTTGGTGTTTCAACAGTTTTAATTCAGCACTTTATttgcaaacaaaaacacaagattCGCAAAAATCCACAAAGACAATCCACTGTTTGTCCTTTATAATTATAGTGTTAATGCAAGTGACATTTCCTGAGCTAATTtaatatttagttttattttggtgCATGTTGCAGAAGAATTAATGAAATAATGCGAAAACCAGTTCCCTTGGGGTTGTCTTTCTTTACTGAATGTGTTTTAGCTGTGTCCATGCATCTCCATAAAATGATATGTTCAtcagttacattttaaaggtTATATCTTAGGAACCCTTGATAGAATGTTTTAAAAAATTGGCATAAATATACAATTGGGCTCAAGGgtcaaagagataaaaaaaaaaaaaaatttggccaCGGGTTAATGTTGCTGTGATTTCACAAATCATGTTTTTGGCCCTAACTGCAGAATTCATAGCCTTATTATGACAAATGTTCAATATATTTTCATCTACAAGGAGCTGTTTTTGCAAAAAGAAACTGCTGAGAGGATTCAGTAGTCAttgatttcagttcagttcaacacAGCTGCTACTTATCGGGTATTCGTTACAAAAAATCTGACATTAATTGTTGGTTGTTGGATGTGAAAGGGATTGGTTGGttgtcctgtgatgaactggtgatacatccagagtgtaccccacctttgcccagtggtagctgggataggctacaACACCCCCCTGACCCTCATGAGGATTAagtagtttggaaaatgaatgaatgaatcattgTAGGTTGTCGGTAATCGATAGAACTGCATGAAGAGATGATGATGTGAAAACAATGAGCTGGTTCTTGTTTATTTACTCCTTTGTACTATTTATGTCTTGTAAAGAAAATATGTTTCTTCATTTTAGTTTATACacatttctgcaaaaaaaaagataaattaagaGATTAAGTTAACAGGTTAGAAGTATCCATGGTTTTTAAAGTAAAATCTCCCCCATTTtgtcaaaacacaacaaaatcatgtttgacttttaaaacatattttacaGACTGAAATCCTCATATTTGTGGTTTTGCAGGAGGAGGGACTGAAGTAGCAGCTCGAGCGCTCAGCATGCCAGACCTGAACCAGGCCGAGGCCCCCACCCTCCCTGAAGGCCTTGAGAGCCAGGAGCGGAACACCATGGAGCAGGAGATCACCCAAATCGATCACATGATCGACGACATGGAGATGAAAGTGAACGTCCTGCGTTGGATGGTGGAGCCCAAAGGACCACAGTACGCCGAACCACTCAACAGCACCGACAGCATGGCCCTGCTGACCATGGACGAGGAGCAGCCTGGACACCAGCCTCAAAACCAGCGCGGGTTCATCTTTGTGACCTTATTACTGGG
This genomic window from Sphaeramia orbicularis chromosome 20, fSphaOr1.1, whole genome shotgun sequence contains:
- the rgs9bp gene encoding regulator of G-protein signaling 9-binding protein, which codes for MPLINNKVGDDSTVNTDKAVTDGKALVESLVKVVACYRHLASCVGSCTDSLQLRDELRQTREKAQKLSGAACQYLTQHLRDKSLPEDERKEMELLWVAFSSSLELLHIDMCKVFNIGDIFSLADSGSLVQTGLQGGGTEVAARALSMPDLNQAEAPTLPEGLESQERNTMEQEITQIDHMIDDMEMKVNVLRWMVEPKGPQYAEPLNSTDSMALLTMDEEQPGHQPQNQRGFIFVTLLLGIVFAVLVLSICVVFLS